The Salinibaculum sp. SYNS191 genome has a window encoding:
- the ileS gene encoding isoleucine--tRNA ligase produces MSSHEDGEPSQFEAVDDQYDPHAVEDRVFDYWDAVDAYDQTVEHRADEETFFFVDGPPYTSGAAHMGTTWNKTLKDAYIRFHRMQGYDVTDRPGYDMHGLPIETKVEERLDFDSKKDIEEFGEENFIQECKEFADEQLEGLQDDFKSIGVWMDWDDPYKTVSPEYMEAAWWGFQQAHERGLVEQGKRAINQCPRCETAIANNEVERDEVGAPSIYVKFPLTEREGNLVIWTTTPWTIVANTFVAVDEDLTYVALEGQKGDESERIYVAEAVAEEVAEWAEYDDWEVVEELSGDDLVGWEYEHPLAEEVPEHPDFEGAGEVYTADYVEADRTGLVHSAPGHGEEDFERGMELGLDVFSPVGPDGVFTDQAGAFEGSYVRDADDDVIATLEEKSLLLASEEGHTINEGHCWRCDSEIVRIVTDQWFITVSDIKEELLDNIDDSEWHPQEARDERFRNFVEDSPDWNVSRQRYWGIPIPIWTPDSAEQRSANRSGEAAEGVENPDADEWIVVGTREELAERVDQDVDPDEVDLHKPTVDDLTITEDGTTYTRVSDVFDVWLDSSVATWGTLDYPEQEDDFEELWPADLIMEAHDQTRGWFWSQLGMGTAALGEVPYQEVLMHGWALAEDGRKMSKSIGNVVTPHEVIEKHGADPMRLFLLSVTPQSDDMRFSWDEIENMQRDLNILWNVFRFPLPYMRLDGFEPGAIPGESRDGGGEAAGVTVEDADLETVDEWVLSRLQAVEAEMGEHWEDFRQDRALDALLEFVVEDVSRFYIQVVRERMWEEENSASKQAAYATFHRVLSEVVALFAPYAPFVAEEIYGTLTGDNGYDSVHMLDWPEPAPTWRDTQLEEDIEVVRAVEEAGSNARQQAERKLRWPVPEVVVDVPDDRVSAAVQRRADLVADRLNAREVTVIGPDEGGWGELNYSAEADMSILGPEFGDDAGRVMNALNEARVSDPDLATLEAAVADAIGLDVELTAEMVEFVTETPEGVSGTEFEALDSAGVVYVDTSLTEDIESEGYAREVIRRVQEMRKDLDLDIEEEIRVDLSIADERVAELVDDHEDLIAEEVRAAEFGGVDDGHRKTWDVEGVEMDIAVEAVAAPQASD; encoded by the coding sequence ATGAGCAGTCACGAGGACGGGGAGCCGTCACAGTTCGAGGCGGTCGACGACCAGTACGACCCCCACGCGGTCGAGGACCGCGTGTTCGACTACTGGGACGCCGTCGACGCCTACGACCAGACGGTCGAGCACCGGGCCGACGAGGAGACCTTCTTCTTCGTGGACGGCCCGCCCTACACCTCCGGCGCGGCCCACATGGGCACCACCTGGAACAAGACGCTGAAGGACGCCTACATCCGCTTTCACCGGATGCAGGGCTACGACGTCACCGACCGGCCGGGCTACGACATGCACGGCCTGCCAATCGAGACGAAAGTCGAGGAACGCCTGGACTTCGACTCGAAGAAGGACATCGAGGAGTTCGGCGAGGAGAACTTCATCCAGGAGTGCAAGGAGTTCGCCGACGAGCAACTCGAAGGCCTGCAGGACGACTTCAAGTCCATCGGCGTCTGGATGGACTGGGACGACCCCTACAAGACCGTCTCGCCGGAGTACATGGAAGCGGCCTGGTGGGGCTTCCAGCAGGCCCACGAGCGCGGCCTGGTCGAGCAGGGCAAACGCGCCATCAACCAGTGCCCCCGCTGTGAGACGGCCATCGCCAACAACGAGGTCGAGCGCGACGAGGTGGGCGCGCCGTCTATCTACGTGAAGTTCCCTCTCACAGAGCGAGAAGGCAATCTCGTCATCTGGACGACGACGCCGTGGACCATCGTCGCCAACACCTTCGTCGCCGTCGACGAAGACCTCACCTACGTTGCCCTCGAAGGTCAGAAGGGAGACGAATCCGAGCGAATCTACGTCGCCGAAGCCGTCGCCGAGGAGGTCGCCGAGTGGGCCGAGTACGACGACTGGGAGGTCGTCGAGGAACTCTCCGGCGACGACCTCGTCGGCTGGGAGTACGAGCACCCGCTCGCCGAGGAAGTGCCCGAACACCCCGACTTCGAGGGTGCCGGAGAGGTCTACACCGCCGACTACGTCGAGGCCGACCGGACGGGGCTGGTCCACTCCGCGCCCGGCCACGGTGAGGAGGACTTCGAGCGCGGTATGGAACTCGGCCTGGACGTCTTCTCTCCCGTCGGACCCGACGGTGTGTTCACCGACCAGGCAGGTGCCTTCGAGGGTAGTTACGTCCGCGACGCCGACGACGACGTCATCGCCACGCTGGAGGAGAAGAGCCTGCTGCTGGCCAGCGAGGAGGGCCACACTATCAACGAGGGGCACTGCTGGCGCTGTGACAGCGAAATCGTCCGCATCGTCACAGACCAGTGGTTCATCACCGTCTCCGACATCAAGGAGGAACTGCTGGACAACATCGACGACAGCGAGTGGCACCCCCAGGAGGCCCGCGACGAGCGCTTCCGGAACTTCGTCGAGGACTCGCCGGACTGGAACGTCTCCCGGCAGCGGTACTGGGGCATCCCGATTCCCATCTGGACGCCGGATAGCGCGGAGCAACGCTCCGCGAACCGGAGCGGCGAAGCCGCGGAGGGTGTCGAAAACCCTGACGCCGACGAGTGGATCGTCGTCGGCACCCGCGAGGAGCTGGCCGAGCGCGTCGACCAGGACGTCGACCCCGACGAGGTCGACCTGCACAAGCCGACCGTCGACGACCTGACCATCACGGAGGACGGCACGACGTACACGCGCGTCAGCGACGTCTTCGACGTCTGGCTGGACTCCTCGGTCGCGACGTGGGGGACGCTCGACTACCCCGAACAGGAAGACGACTTCGAGGAGCTGTGGCCCGCCGACCTCATCATGGAGGCCCACGACCAGACCCGCGGGTGGTTCTGGTCGCAACTCGGCATGGGCACCGCCGCGCTCGGCGAGGTGCCCTACCAGGAGGTCCTGATGCACGGCTGGGCGCTGGCGGAGGACGGCCGGAAGATGTCGAAGTCCATCGGCAACGTCGTCACGCCCCACGAGGTCATCGAGAAACACGGCGCGGACCCGATGCGGCTGTTCCTGCTCTCGGTGACGCCCCAGAGCGACGACATGCGCTTCTCGTGGGACGAAATCGAGAACATGCAGCGCGATTTGAACATCCTCTGGAACGTCTTCCGGTTCCCGCTGCCGTACATGCGGCTGGATGGGTTTGAACCGGGCGCGATTCCAGGGGAATCGCGAGACGGAGGCGGCGAAGCCGCCGGAGTGACAGTCGAAGACGCCGACCTCGAAACGGTCGACGAGTGGGTGCTCTCCCGGCTCCAGGCCGTCGAGGCCGAGATGGGCGAGCACTGGGAGGACTTCCGGCAGGACCGGGCGCTCGATGCGCTGCTGGAGTTCGTCGTCGAGGACGTCTCCCGGTTCTACATCCAGGTCGTCCGCGAGCGGATGTGGGAGGAGGAAAACAGCGCCTCGAAGCAGGCCGCCTACGCCACCTTCCACCGCGTGCTCTCGGAGGTCGTCGCCCTCTTCGCGCCGTATGCCCCCTTCGTCGCGGAGGAGATATACGGCACCCTCACCGGCGACAACGGGTACGACTCAGTCCACATGCTGGACTGGCCCGAGCCAGCCCCGACCTGGCGCGACACGCAACTGGAGGAGGACATCGAGGTGGTCCGGGCCGTCGAGGAGGCCGGGTCGAACGCCCGCCAGCAGGCCGAGCGCAAGCTCCGCTGGCCCGTCCCGGAAGTCGTCGTTGACGTGCCCGACGACCGCGTCTCCGCAGCGGTCCAGCGCCGGGCCGACCTCGTCGCCGACCGGCTGAACGCCCGCGAGGTGACGGTCATCGGACCCGACGAGGGTGGCTGGGGCGAACTCAACTACTCCGCCGAGGCGGACATGAGCATCCTCGGCCCCGAGTTCGGCGACGACGCCGGCCGCGTGATGAACGCGCTCAACGAGGCCCGCGTGAGCGACCCCGACCTCGCTACGCTGGAGGCAGCCGTCGCGGACGCGATCGGGCTGGACGTCGAGTTGACCGCGGAGATGGTCGAGTTCGTCACCGAGACACCCGAGGGCGTCTCCGGGACGGAGTTCGAGGCGCTGGACAGCGCGGGCGTCGTCTACGTCGACACCTCGCTGACCGAGGACATCGAGAGCGAGGGCTACGCCCGCGAGGTCATCCGCCGCGTCCAGGAGATGCGCAAGGACCTCGACCTCGACATCGAGGAGGAGATTCGGGTCGACCTCTCGATTGCCGACGAGCGCGTCGCAGAACTCGTGGACGACCACGAGGACCTCATCGCCGAGGAGGTGCGCGCCGCTGAGTTCGGCGGCGTCGACGACGGTCACCGGAAGACCTGGGACGTGGAAGGCGTCGAGATGGACATCGCCGTCGAGGCAGTTGCTGCCCCGCAGGCGTCGGACTGA
- a CDS encoding MFS transporter yields the protein MLLVLSLGWATLQGGRFLLSPLLPRITETFSLSSGGAGLALTAFGLAYAVSQYPSGTYSDALSRATLILPAFAVLLTGFVLVGVAGGVAVFVLGILLLGVGKGLYASPSRALLGDLYTGSRGRALGIYAAGTDAGGLLAAGLAAVVLATTVWQAAFVPVVVLLALVTVLFVLWNEEQYRVEHTPLEPGDTLRRVLATRAQRERLVAFAFFYFAVGGLTNFYPLFLVESAGFSETIASVAFALIFAVGLFVKPAAGELSDRFPRLLVSIAGLLAGALGFAVMILGSASLAVVAVGTVLAAVGYKTQFPIADAVVMEAAPDENVGGDLGAARGVFLGTNALGPGFVGVVADVAGFDVAFWALAASLLVAALVLARQYRRQ from the coding sequence ATGCTGCTGGTCCTGTCGCTCGGCTGGGCCACCCTCCAGGGCGGGCGCTTTCTCCTCTCCCCGCTCCTTCCCCGCATCACGGAGACCTTCTCGCTCTCCTCCGGGGGGGCCGGCCTCGCGCTGACCGCCTTCGGTCTCGCCTACGCCGTCTCGCAGTACCCCAGCGGTACCTACTCCGACGCGCTTTCCCGCGCGACGCTCATCCTGCCGGCCTTCGCCGTGCTGTTGACGGGATTCGTCCTCGTGGGCGTCGCCGGCGGCGTCGCCGTGTTCGTCCTCGGCATCCTGCTCCTCGGCGTCGGCAAGGGACTGTACGCCAGTCCCAGTCGAGCGCTGCTCGGCGACCTCTACACCGGCAGTCGCGGGCGCGCGCTCGGTATCTACGCCGCCGGGACCGACGCCGGCGGCCTCCTCGCCGCTGGCCTCGCGGCCGTCGTACTCGCGACGACCGTCTGGCAGGCCGCCTTCGTCCCCGTCGTCGTCCTCCTGGCGCTGGTGACCGTGCTCTTTGTCCTCTGGAACGAGGAGCAGTACAGGGTCGAACACACGCCGCTGGAGCCGGGTGACACCCTCCGGCGTGTCCTCGCAACCCGCGCCCAGCGCGAGCGCCTCGTCGCCTTCGCGTTCTTCTACTTCGCCGTCGGCGGCCTGACGAACTTCTACCCCCTGTTTCTGGTCGAGAGCGCCGGCTTCTCGGAGACCATCGCCAGCGTCGCCTTCGCGCTCATCTTCGCGGTGGGTCTGTTCGTCAAGCCGGCCGCCGGGGAACTCAGCGACCGCTTCCCGCGCCTGCTGGTCAGCATCGCCGGCCTGCTCGCCGGTGCCCTCGGCTTCGCGGTCATGATTCTCGGCTCCGCCTCGCTGGCCGTCGTCGCCGTCGGCACCGTCCTCGCCGCCGTCGGCTACAAGACACAGTTCCCCATCGCCGACGCCGTGGTGATGGAGGCCGCGCCCGACGAGAACGTCGGCGGCGACCTCGGTGCCGCCCGCGGCGTGTTCCTCGGCACGAACGCGCTCGGCCCGGGCTTCGTCGGCGTCGTCGCCGACGTCGCCGGGTTCGACGTCGCCTTCTGGGCGCTGGCCGCCAGCCTGCTCGTCGCCGCACTCGTCCTCGCCCGGCAGTACCGGCGACAGTGA
- a CDS encoding ribose-phosphate diphosphokinase, whose amino-acid sequence MIISGSNTQALAAALAAETGQQLASVEYERFPDGEAMVRVEEPGDRAVVVASTVSDEAHVELLQLQDAVREAGASEVVTVLPYMGYARQDRAFETGEPVSARAVARAISTGTDRVVTVNPHEEAVCDYFTVPAESVDAAGLLAGPLPEDLHDPLFLSPDDGAIDLAVAAAEVYGRGETDYFEKTRRSGTEVDIAPSDADCADRDVVLVDDIIATGSTMSESVAILDERGADRVFVTCVHPLLAASAHLKLARAGVEAVYGTDTIERQVSEVSVAPVVADAL is encoded by the coding sequence ATGATTATCTCCGGGTCGAACACGCAGGCGCTCGCGGCCGCACTCGCGGCGGAGACCGGCCAGCAACTCGCGAGCGTCGAGTACGAACGCTTCCCCGACGGCGAGGCCATGGTCCGGGTCGAAGAGCCCGGCGACCGGGCCGTCGTCGTCGCGTCGACGGTCTCCGACGAGGCACACGTCGAACTGCTCCAGCTTCAGGACGCCGTCCGCGAGGCCGGCGCGAGCGAGGTCGTGACGGTCCTGCCGTACATGGGCTACGCCCGCCAGGACCGCGCCTTCGAGACCGGCGAACCCGTCTCGGCCCGCGCCGTCGCCCGCGCTATCTCGACGGGAACCGACCGCGTCGTCACCGTCAATCCTCACGAGGAGGCCGTCTGCGACTACTTCACCGTCCCCGCCGAGAGCGTCGACGCGGCGGGACTGCTCGCCGGCCCGCTCCCCGAGGACCTGCACGACCCGCTCTTTCTCTCGCCCGACGACGGGGCAATCGACCTCGCGGTCGCGGCCGCCGAGGTGTACGGCCGCGGCGAGACCGACTACTTCGAGAAGACCCGCCGCTCCGGGACCGAGGTCGACATCGCCCCCAGCGACGCCGACTGCGCCGACCGCGACGTGGTGCTGGTCGACGACATCATCGCCACCGGGTCGACGATGAGCGAGTCCGTCGCCATCCTCGACGAGCGCGGCGCCGACCGCGTGTTCGTCACCTGCGTCCACCCGCTGCTGGCCGCCAGCGCCCACCTGAAACTCGCCCGCGCCGGCGTCGAGGCGGTCTACGGCACCGACACTATCGAGCGCCAGGTCAGCGAGGTCAGCGTCGCGCCGGTCGTCGCCGACGCGCTGTAG
- a CDS encoding DUF5995 family protein, with amino-acid sequence MESTAPTGGRRAKQLRTAVHGVHRTGLTADDRTGDEELLAFVAEPYTDVEETHRRLGGLLRAFEERGDRRAVFLAIYWRMTAAVARGIRDGDFADPDWVGDYLVAFANLYRRAVHDYERGNVAALPDPWHVAFRATERGDSLVVQDAALGVNAHINYDLALALDAAGVGPDRRTKYEDHTAVIDVIADLVDEAQRTLSARDADGLAAVDDSLGQLDEWLAVATINECRESAWRTAVAMNSRFRTRRRFAHWWNAVTSKGAAYLILSSQASDTVHEALADLEQSAES; translated from the coding sequence ATGGAATCGACTGCGCCGACGGGTGGGCGGCGTGCGAAGCAGCTTCGGACGGCAGTCCACGGGGTCCACAGGACGGGACTGACCGCCGACGACCGGACGGGGGACGAGGAACTGCTGGCGTTCGTCGCGGAGCCGTACACCGACGTCGAGGAGACTCACCGGCGACTGGGGGGCCTGCTACGGGCGTTCGAGGAGCGGGGCGACCGCCGGGCGGTCTTTCTCGCCATCTACTGGCGGATGACGGCCGCAGTCGCACGCGGCATCCGGGACGGCGACTTCGCGGACCCCGACTGGGTCGGCGACTACCTGGTCGCCTTCGCGAACCTCTACAGGCGGGCGGTCCACGACTACGAGCGCGGGAACGTTGCGGCGCTGCCCGACCCCTGGCACGTCGCCTTTCGGGCCACCGAGCGGGGCGACAGCCTCGTCGTCCAGGACGCCGCGCTGGGCGTGAACGCGCACATCAACTACGACCTCGCGCTGGCGCTCGACGCGGCCGGCGTCGGGCCGGACCGCCGGACGAAGTACGAGGACCACACCGCCGTCATCGACGTCATCGCGGACCTGGTCGACGAGGCACAGCGGACGCTTTCGGCCCGCGACGCCGACGGACTCGCGGCCGTCGACGACTCGCTCGGGCAACTCGACGAGTGGCTGGCGGTCGCGACGATAAACGAGTGCCGCGAGAGCGCCTGGCGCACGGCCGTCGCGATGAACTCGCGGTTCCGCACCCGGCGTCGCTTCGCGCACTGGTGGAACGCCGTCACCTCGAAGGGGGCCGCGTATCTCATCCTGTCCTCGCAGGCCAGCGACACTGTCCACGAGGCGCTGGCGGACCTGGAACAGTCCGCAGAGAGCTGA
- a CDS encoding HVO_0234 family beta-propeller protein has product MPADDDIALDEKRVYGEKRDETDAYVASALGVTRVEVAGDQIGRFSLARQCKATGIAGGGGRLVVGTDEDVLVGTDEGFAETDFGPAAAVGLADGTPVAASPAGEVSRLVGDEWEQLGTVARPRRMDGDLLATRDGIYRVDTGLPALGAGRTVRDVAAAGPYAATADGLLAYDGEGWERVAGGDCTLVTAADDGRAHAVSEDGLLVRRGDDWHLQDIPIDAAIADITHGESLYGVTANGSMLVYATADLTPDGQAGWRSRALGVREAVGIAVP; this is encoded by the coding sequence ATGCCCGCCGACGACGACATCGCGCTCGACGAGAAGCGCGTCTACGGCGAGAAACGCGACGAGACCGACGCCTACGTCGCGAGCGCGCTCGGCGTCACCCGCGTCGAGGTCGCCGGCGATCAGATCGGCCGCTTCTCGCTGGCACGTCAGTGCAAGGCGACCGGCATCGCCGGCGGTGGCGGCCGCCTCGTCGTCGGCACCGACGAGGACGTGCTGGTGGGCACCGACGAGGGGTTCGCGGAGACGGATTTCGGCCCGGCCGCGGCGGTCGGACTGGCAGACGGGACGCCCGTCGCAGCCAGCCCCGCCGGCGAGGTCTCTCGCCTCGTCGGCGACGAGTGGGAGCAGCTGGGAACCGTCGCCCGGCCCCGCCGGATGGACGGCGACCTGCTCGCGACCCGCGACGGCATCTACCGCGTCGACACCGGCCTGCCCGCGCTCGGTGCCGGCCGCACGGTGCGTGACGTGGCCGCCGCCGGCCCCTACGCCGCGACGGCCGACGGCCTGCTCGCGTACGACGGTGAGGGCTGGGAGCGCGTGGCCGGCGGGGACTGCACGCTCGTCACTGCTGCGGACGACGGTCGGGCCCACGCCGTCAGCGAGGACGGCCTCCTCGTCCGCCGGGGCGACGACTGGCACCTCCAGGACATCCCCATCGACGCCGCCATCGCCGACATCACCCACGGCGAGAGCCTCTACGGCGTGACCGCGAACGGGTCGATGCTCGTCTACGCCACGGCCGACCTCACGCCGGACGGCCAGGCCGGCTGGCGCTCGCGCGCCCTCGGTGTCCGCGAGGCGGTCGGCATCGCCGTCCCGTAG
- the hemL gene encoding glutamate-1-semialdehyde 2,1-aminomutase — MTHEQSRSLYDRALSVLSGGVNSSVRAIRPYPFFVERGDGGHVIDADGNRYIDYVMGYGPLLLGHDMPEDLRAAVQQKASEGPMYGAPTEVEVELAEFVTRHVPSVEMLRFVNSGTEATVSAVRLARGYTGRDKIVVMQSGYHGAQESTLVEGEGDHTQPSSPGIPDSFAEHTLAVPFNDEDAIDAVFEEHGDDIAAVLTEPILGNYGIVHPVDGYHEHLREVCDDYGSLLVFDEVITGFRVGGLQCAQGKFGIEPDITTFGKIIGGGFPVGAIGGRAEIIESFTPAGDVFQSGTFSGHPVTMAAGLETLRYAAENDVYDHVNGLAEDLRAGLTDICADQAPNYTVVGTDSMFKVIFTREGPGDVGDDHCEAGCRQREACPRYDHCPKTGADVKAAQTERWERLHWPAMKERGVFLTANQFESQFVCDAHTEADVEETLEAYKEVL; from the coding sequence ATGACTCACGAGCAGTCGCGGTCGCTGTACGACCGAGCACTCTCCGTGCTGTCCGGCGGCGTCAACTCGTCTGTACGGGCCATCCGTCCCTATCCGTTCTTCGTCGAGCGCGGCGACGGCGGCCACGTCATCGACGCCGACGGCAACCGCTACATCGACTACGTGATGGGCTACGGCCCGCTCCTGCTGGGCCACGACATGCCCGAGGACCTGCGGGCGGCAGTCCAGCAGAAAGCCAGCGAGGGCCCGATGTACGGCGCGCCGACGGAGGTCGAGGTCGAACTCGCCGAGTTCGTCACCCGCCACGTCCCGAGCGTCGAGATGCTGCGGTTCGTCAACAGCGGGACCGAGGCAACCGTCTCCGCCGTGCGCCTCGCCCGCGGCTACACCGGCCGGGACAAAATCGTCGTCATGCAGAGCGGCTACCACGGCGCACAGGAGTCGACGCTGGTCGAGGGCGAGGGCGACCACACCCAGCCCTCCTCGCCGGGCATCCCGGACTCCTTCGCCGAGCACACCCTGGCCGTCCCGTTCAACGACGAGGACGCCATCGACGCGGTGTTCGAGGAGCACGGCGACGACATCGCCGCCGTCCTCACCGAGCCGATACTGGGCAACTACGGCATCGTCCACCCCGTCGACGGCTACCACGAACACCTCCGCGAGGTCTGTGACGACTACGGCTCCCTGCTCGTCTTCGACGAGGTCATCACCGGCTTCCGCGTCGGCGGCCTCCAGTGCGCCCAGGGCAAGTTCGGCATCGAACCCGACATCACCACCTTCGGGAAGATAATCGGCGGCGGCTTCCCCGTCGGCGCAATCGGCGGTCGCGCCGAGATAATCGAGTCGTTCACGCCCGCCGGCGACGTGTTCCAGTCCGGCACGTTCTCGGGCCACCCGGTGACGATGGCCGCGGGGCTGGAGACGCTGCGCTACGCCGCGGAGAACGACGTCTACGACCACGTCAACGGCCTCGCCGAGGACCTGCGGGCCGGCCTGACCGACATCTGCGCCGACCAGGCGCCGAACTACACCGTCGTCGGCACCGACTCGATGTTCAAGGTTATCTTCACCCGCGAGGGGCCCGGCGACGTCGGCGACGACCACTGCGAGGCCGGCTGTCGCCAGCGCGAGGCGTGCCCGCGGTACGACCACTGCCCGAAGACGGGCGCGGACGTCAAGGCCGCCCAGACCGAGCGCTGGGAACGCCTGCACTGGCCCGCGATGAAGGAGCGGGGCGTCTTCCTCACCGCCAACCAGTTCGAGTCGCAGTTCGTCTGCGACGCCCACACCGAGGCGGACGTCGAGGAGACGCTGGAGGCCTACAAGGAGGTGCTGTGA
- a CDS encoding P-II family nitrogen regulator, with translation MTEIEMVVAYIRPDKLGDVKQSLAEAGAPSLTVTNVSGRGSQPSKKGQWRGEEYVVDLHQKVKVECVVADIPTDDVVDAIEDAAHTGEPGDGKIFVMPVDDAVQIRTGKRGPDAV, from the coding sequence ATGACTGAAATCGAGATGGTCGTCGCCTACATCCGCCCGGACAAACTGGGCGACGTCAAACAGAGCCTCGCAGAGGCAGGCGCACCGTCGCTGACAGTCACCAACGTCTCCGGCCGCGGCTCCCAGCCCTCGAAGAAGGGGCAGTGGCGCGGCGAGGAGTACGTCGTCGACCTCCACCAGAAGGTCAAGGTGGAGTGCGTCGTCGCGGACATCCCGACGGACGACGTGGTCGACGCCATCGAGGACGCCGCCCACACGGGCGAACCCGGTGACGGCAAGATATTCGTGATGCCGGTCGACGACGCGGTCCAGATTCGCACCGGCAAGCGCGGCCCGGACGCCGTCTGA
- a CDS encoding ammonium transporter has translation MSAVPLQIDTATLLSSINNMWILVVSFLIFFMHAGFAMLEAGQVRSKNVANQLTKNLLTWSVGVSVFFLLGTGIASLASGQGFSAAFQSSADGWINWLYGAVFAMTAATIVSGAVAGRAKLRAYVTYTFLLAAVIYPVVIAFTWSAPGAGLVEQLTGTAFTDFAGGMIVHGMGGIAGLTAAAILGPRLGRFNDDGSVNVIPGHSLTFAVLGTLILAFGWYGFNVGTSAIFSDGAPVMEQLGRVAMGTTIAMAFGAMGAGLVAWAKSGKVDTLYVANGLLAGLVGITAIPHTTSWWGAIVVGSLAGAQLPIVFSFVEKTLNIDDVCAVFPVHGSAGVLGTLLFPFVAAPGVVDSVANAFIAQVVGVVLIGGWTLTMTALIWYVLKLVGQARVTPEHEQEGLDISEHGVETYPEFGGDEGVIADGGPTFKTDGGADITDGDAE, from the coding sequence ATGAGTGCAGTACCCCTACAGATCGACACCGCGACGCTACTGAGTAGCATCAACAACATGTGGATACTGGTCGTATCGTTCCTGATCTTCTTCATGCACGCCGGCTTCGCCATGCTCGAGGCGGGGCAGGTGCGCTCGAAGAACGTGGCGAACCAGCTGACCAAGAACCTCCTGACCTGGAGCGTGGGGGTGTCCGTGTTCTTCCTCCTGGGGACTGGCATCGCGTCGCTGGCCTCCGGGCAGGGCTTCTCGGCGGCCTTCCAGTCCAGCGCCGACGGCTGGATCAACTGGCTATACGGTGCCGTCTTCGCCATGACGGCGGCGACCATCGTCTCCGGGGCAGTCGCCGGCCGCGCGAAGCTCCGCGCGTACGTGACCTACACGTTCCTGCTGGCGGCGGTCATCTACCCCGTCGTCATCGCCTTCACGTGGTCGGCACCCGGTGCCGGCCTCGTCGAACAGCTGACCGGCACGGCCTTCACCGACTTCGCGGGCGGGATGATCGTCCACGGAATGGGCGGCATCGCCGGCCTGACGGCGGCGGCGATTCTCGGACCCCGCCTCGGCCGCTTCAACGACGACGGCTCGGTGAACGTCATCCCCGGTCACTCCCTGACCTTCGCCGTCCTCGGGACGCTCATCCTGGCCTTCGGCTGGTACGGGTTCAACGTCGGCACGTCGGCCATCTTCAGTGACGGCGCGCCCGTCATGGAACAGCTCGGCCGCGTCGCCATGGGCACGACGATTGCGATGGCCTTCGGCGCGATGGGTGCCGGACTCGTCGCCTGGGCAAAGTCCGGGAAAGTCGACACGCTGTACGTCGCCAACGGCCTGCTCGCCGGCCTGGTGGGTATCACGGCGATCCCCCACACCACGTCCTGGTGGGGTGCAATCGTCGTCGGCAGCCTCGCCGGTGCGCAGCTCCCCATCGTCTTCAGCTTCGTCGAGAAGACGCTCAACATCGACGACGTATGTGCGGTCTTCCCGGTCCACGGGAGCGCCGGCGTGCTCGGCACGCTGCTGTTCCCGTTCGTCGCCGCACCCGGCGTCGTCGATTCCGTCGCCAACGCGTTCATCGCGCAGGTCGTCGGCGTCGTGCTCATCGGCGGCTGGACGCTGACCATGACTGCCCTCATCTGGTACGTCCTCAAGCTGGTCGGGCAGGCACGCGTCACGCCCGAACACGAGCAGGAAGGACTCGACATCTCCGAGCACGGCGTCGAGACCTACCCCGAGTTCGGTGGCGACGAAGGCGTCATCGCCGACGGCGGCCCAACCTTCAAGACCGATGGCGGCGCTGACATTACGGACGGTGATGCAGAATGA